One Hordeum vulgare subsp. vulgare chromosome 4H, MorexV3_pseudomolecules_assembly, whole genome shotgun sequence DNA window includes the following coding sequences:
- the LOC123449826 gene encoding sphingoid long-chain bases kinase 2, mitochondrial: MSSPATPRPAILRPRASLSRSQLGAVSLASDHASATASPGRRRDFVFVVNPSGANGRTGKQWKQLLPLLRTRLADQCNICECITSGPSHAIDVTREAIKDGADAVIAVGGDGTLHEVVNGFFWKGSPIRALDRGPDHLTALGLIPLGTGSDFARTFGWSNDPHQAIDRIVRGVKSKLDIGMMEGPNGDPHFFINVADIHLSAKAGYFASMYKRFGNLCYVLGALRGFWGHTNRDLRIKVNGGEWRTVDKVTALCVGNAKYFGGGMKITPTVDPFSGDLQVVIIQDFKWCSFLLKLHRLYGGTHLTVNGVSSIRVQSIEVAEVVPNGDVFVQSDGEHFGFLPTRFSVLPAAVDFFS; the protein is encoded by the exons AtgtcctcgccggcgacgccgagGCCGGCGATACTCCGGCCGCGCGCCTCGCTCAGCCGCTCCCAGTTGGGCGCCGTAAGCCTCGCGTCGGACCacgcctccgccacggcctcccccgGCCGCCGCCGCGACTTCGTCTTCGTCGTCAACCCCTCCG GCGCCAATGGCCGGACGGGCAAGCAGTGGAAGCAGCTGCTCCCCCTCCTCCGCACCCGCCTCGCCGACCAATGCAAC ATTTGCGAGTGCATCACCTCGGGCCCGTCGCACGCCATAGATGTCACGAGGGAG GCTATAAAGGATGGCGCTGATGCTGTGATCGCCGTTGGCGGGGATGGGacgcttcatgag GTGGTGAATGGCTTCTTTTGGAAAGGAAGCCCAATCCGGGCTCTAGATCGAGGGCCTGATCACTTGACGGCGCTTGGT CTCATTCCACTTGGAACTGGCTCAGACTTTGCTAGGACATTTGGCTG GTCAAATGATCCCCATCAGGCGATTGATCGAATTGTGAGAG GAGTTAAATCAAAACTAGACATTGGCATGATGGAGGGTCCAAATGGAGACCCACATTTCTTTATTAATGTTGCTGACATCCATCT GAGTGCCAAGGCAGGTTATTTTGCTTCTATGTACAAGAGGTTTGGCAACTTATGTTATGTTCTGGGAGCTCTAAGAGGCTTTTGGGGACATACTAATCGAGATTTGAGAATAAAG gtAAATGGAGGTGAATGGAGAACGGTTGATAAAGTCACTGCTCTATGCGTAGGAAATGCCAAGTACTTTGGTGGTGGCATGAAGATTACTCCAACAGTTGATCCTTTTAGCGGTGACCTTCAG GTTGTTATTATACAAGATTTCAAGTGGTGCAGTTTTCTTCTTAAGCTACATAGGCTGTATGGAGGCACACACTTAACGGTGAATGGTGTGTCATCAATAAG AGTTCAATCAATTGAAGTGGCAGAGGTGGTGCCTAACGGCGACGTCTTTGTGCAATCTGATGGGGAGCACTTCGGTTTTCTCCCGACCAGATTCTCGGTTCTGCCTGCCGCAGTAGATTTCTTCAGCTAG